From the Bacteroidia bacterium genome, one window contains:
- a CDS encoding cob(I)yrinic acid a,c-diamide adenosyltransferase — MKIYTRTGDTGMTGLFGGRRVGKDSARIEAYGTVDELNAQLGVARALSEDAELAQRITALQNDLFVLGADLATPIDMEKTSVKRIEQRHIDRIETAIDDIEEKLDPIRYFILPGGHAAAAQLHACRTICRRAERCIVHLAALEEVSDTNVRFINRLSDYLFVLARYANKLRGQDDIRWMQED, encoded by the coding sequence GTGAAAATCTATACGAGAACCGGCGACACTGGCATGACCGGCCTTTTTGGAGGCCGGCGTGTCGGCAAGGACAGCGCAAGAATAGAGGCGTATGGTACCGTGGACGAGCTCAACGCGCAACTGGGCGTCGCACGCGCACTTTCGGAGGACGCGGAGCTTGCACAGCGCATTACCGCTCTTCAGAATGATCTGTTTGTTCTGGGAGCCGATCTCGCCACCCCGATCGATATGGAAAAGACCTCCGTCAAGCGTATCGAGCAGCGCCACATCGACAGAATAGAGACGGCGATCGACGACATCGAAGAGAAACTCGATCCGATTCGCTATTTCATACTTCCCGGAGGACATGCCGCTGCAGCGCAGCTGCATGCGTGCCGGACGATCTGCCGCCGTGCCGAACGCTGCATCGTACATCTCGCGGCTCTGGAAGAAGTATCCGATACCAACGTGCGATTTATCAACCGTTTGTCCGATTATCTCTTCGTGCTTGCGCGCTACGCGAACAAGCTTCGCGGGCAGGACGATATCCGCTGGATGCAGGAGGACTAA
- a CDS encoding 2,3,4,5-tetrahydropyridine-2,6-dicarboxylate N-succinyltransferase, with translation MDVVDRLLAIDPAGADDTAFAMYSEILTALRDGILRSAHCVDGRWIADTNIKRAILWGFRAGVLSDIEDSPVFRFTDKHTLPVQHFTAGSGRRVVPGGTTIRDGAYVAPGVIVMPPAYINIGAYVDEGTLVDSHALVGSCAQIGKNVHLSAAVQIGGVLEPVGAVPVIVEDDVMVGGNSGIYEGTIVRRRAVIGTGVILNASTPVYDLVHGRILRKSADGPLEIPEGAVVVPGSRPARGDFAASAGVQLYTPVIVKYRDERTDAATALEESLR, from the coding sequence ATGGATGTAGTGGACCGCCTTCTGGCCATAGACCCCGCGGGAGCCGATGACACGGCCTTTGCGATGTATTCGGAAATCCTCACCGCACTGCGCGACGGAATACTGCGTTCGGCACATTGTGTCGACGGGAGATGGATCGCCGATACGAACATCAAGCGAGCGATCTTATGGGGTTTTCGAGCGGGCGTGCTCAGCGATATCGAAGATTCGCCGGTGTTCCGCTTTACCGACAAGCATACGCTTCCCGTGCAGCATTTCACGGCAGGCAGCGGACGACGTGTTGTGCCAGGCGGCACCACCATCCGTGACGGCGCGTATGTGGCTCCCGGCGTCATCGTCATGCCTCCCGCTTATATCAATATCGGAGCGTATGTGGATGAAGGGACACTGGTGGACAGCCACGCCCTTGTCGGCTCCTGCGCACAGATCGGAAAAAATGTGCACCTCAGCGCGGCGGTACAAATCGGCGGCGTGCTGGAACCGGTCGGCGCGGTGCCCGTCATTGTCGAAGACGATGTGATGGTGGGCGGCAACAGCGGTATTTACGAAGGAACGATTGTGCGCCGACGCGCCGTCATCGGTACAGGCGTCATTCTCAACGCCTCGACACCGGTGTACGATCTGGTGCACGGGCGCATTTTGCGAAAAAGCGCGGACGGACCGCTGGAAATTCCCGAAGGTGCCGTGGTCGTTCCGGGCAGCCGACCCGCACGCGGCGACTTTGCCGCTTCCGCCGGTGTGCAGCTCTACACCCCCGTCATCGTGAAGTACCGCGACGAGCGCACGGACGCCGCGACCGCGCTGGAGGAAAGCCTGCGGTGA